The nucleotide window TAACGCCCTATTGCACCCCAAAATGGGATCATACTGGGCCAAGTACCCGGTGATCCGAGCCGCCATGGTGGCTCACCCGGAGGCCGAGTGGATCTGGTGGGTCGACTCGGACGCGGTCTTCACCGACATGGAGTTCACTCTCCCTCTCAACCGCTACAAGGACCACAACCTCGTTGTCCACGGTTGGGAAAATCTCGTACGTGAAAACCGTAGCTGGACGGGGCTTAACGCCGGCGTTTTCCTCATGAGAAACTGTCAGTGGTCGTTGGATTTTATGGACGTGTGGGCCAGCATGGGCCCAATGTCCCCGGAGTATGAAAAATGGGGGGAAACCTTAAAATCCACGTTCAAGGACAAGGTTCTTCCGGACTCGGACGATCAGACGGCGCTGGCATATCTGATCGCGGTTGAGAAAAAATGGGCGGACAAGATCTTTCTGGAGAGTGAGTACTATTTCCAAGGCTACTGGTTGGAGATTTCGAAGACTTACTATAACGTTAGCGAGAGGTACGATGAGGTGGAGAGAAAGGTTAAAGGATTGAGGAGGAGGCACGCGGAGAAAGTGAGTGAAAGTTATGGTTTGATGAGGGAGGAGTATTTGAACGATGTGGGAGAGTGGAAGAGGCCTTTCATCACGCATTTCACTGGGTGCCAACCCTGCAATGGACACCATAACCCTGCGTATGATGCTATGGATTGCTGGAACAGCATGGAGAGGGCTCTGAACTTCGCTGATAATCAGGTGTTGCGCGTCTATGGTTACATGCGTAAGGATCTCTTGAATAAGGCCATTTCACCTATACCTTTTGATTATCCCAATGTTGTGTAGATTTACTCaggtaaataaataatgatgaaATTAACTATATCGATCTTTTTGCCGGTATGAGAGGCATTGAGTAAATGAGGCTTTTATATGTAGGGTTTTGTATCATAACACTAATATGCTAAAGTTGGGTCGGGTAGTGATGATATGAAAGATTCACATAAGCGACCGACCATAATAACCCACATGAAACTGACATTTTAAGTCTGAAGACCCACTTGCCCATTTTAAACCGGCTGTGTCacccaattttttgttttgatacgAGTGGGTTTTCTTGTTCACAAAACAACGCTAAAACGAATATCAGAGATGCGGTGACTCTAATGATGGATCAGACTTCATACCAGAACAAAAACCTCGAAAGAAAAGTCATTATTTCTCATTAAAATATTTCAGATAACTCATTTAGTAAAgtctaataatgataataataaacaactaatttAGGCGAGGGAGTACATAATGGTGATAAGTCATTATTGAGAGTCTAATTAAGGTAACTAAATCTAGTATCACTCAAACTAATAA belongs to Glycine soja cultivar W05 chromosome 5, ASM419377v2, whole genome shotgun sequence and includes:
- the LOC114412493 gene encoding galactomannan galactosyltransferase 1-like, producing the protein MAKFSSRKKSSIWVPNGCIFFLGGALTTLLLLWGLSSFIIPIPNSDPELNPVSTKLSSLQFPTNTDAPETTFYDDPETSYTMDKPMHNWDEKRKQWLLHHPSFTVTTHDSKILVVTGSQPKRCHNPIGDHLLLRFFKNKVDYCRLHNYDIIYNNALLHPKMGSYWAKYPVIRAAMVAHPEAEWIWWVDSDAVFTDMEFTLPLNRYKDHNLVVHGWENLVRENRSWTGLNAGVFLMRNCQWSLDFMDVWASMGPMSPEYEKWGETLKSTFKDKVLPDSDDQTALAYLIAVEKKWADKIFLESEYYFQGYWLEISKTYYNVSERYDEVERKVKGLRRRHAEKVSESYGLMREEYLNDVGEWKRPFITHFTGCQPCNGHHNPAYDAMDCWNSMERALNFADNQVLRVYGYMRKDLLNKAISPIPFDYPNVV